One part of the Anopheles merus strain MAF chromosome 3L, AmerM5.1, whole genome shotgun sequence genome encodes these proteins:
- the LOC121599706 gene encoding chondroitin proteoglycan 1-like, which yields MQRFLIFAALIAAASAQLCKNTGDLVPNPINCKQFFMCRTGRTILFTCPDNTLFNPRTLACDSTNKVRCEPGDIPTSILTSSLKALPANIEHTVTACINQPVATLLANTADCSRFYQCSITGAINFQCPAGTLFDAYRKTCVERDVAICGTVGMPNPPLVPSVPIQPPSLPIVPPSQPIMPPSLPIVPPVPMPMPQPPSNLNSLQMLCRGKPLGAKIRNPSNCSEYVNCIGTTILRFTRCPIGTSFDDVRKICDWVQNVQC from the exons ATGCAACGCTTTCTAATTTTCGCGGCTTTGATCGCCGCAGCGAGCGCACAG CTCTGCAAGAACACCGGAGATCTGGTGCCGAACCCGATCAACTGCAAGCAGTTCTTCATGTGCCGTACCGGGCGCACCATTCTATTCACCTGCCCGGACAACACGCTGTTCAACCCGCGCACGCTGGCCTGTGACTCCACCAACAAGGTGCGCTGCGAGCCCGGCGATATCCCGACGAGCATTCTGACCTCCTCGCTCAAGGCGCTGCCGGCGAACATCGAGCACACCGTGACGGCGTGCATCAACCAGCCCGTCGCGACCCTGCTGGCCAACACTGCCGACTGTAGCCGCTTCTACCAGTGCTCGATTACGGGCGCCATCAACTTCCAGTGTCCAGCTGGCACCCTGTTCGATGCTTACCGCAAGACGTGCGTAGAGCGTGATGTGGCCATCTGTGGTACGGTTGGCATGCCGAACCCACCCCTAGTGCCTTCGGTACCGATCCAGCCGCCGTCGCTTCCGATCGTTCCGCCATCGCAACCGATCATGCCACCATCGCTGCCGATCGTCCCGCCAGTGCCGATGCCCATGCCCCAGCCGCCAAGCAACCTGAACAGCCTGCAGATGCTGTGCCGTGGAAAGCCACTCGGAGCGAAGATCCGCAACCCGTCCAACTGTTCGGAGTACGTGAACTGTATCGGTACCACTATCCTTCGCTTCACCCGTTGCCCAATCGGAACGTCCTTCGACGATGTGCGCAAGATCTGCGACTGGGTCCAGAATGTCCAGTGCTAA